In Methanofastidiosum sp., the following proteins share a genomic window:
- a CDS encoding PAS domain S-box protein, translating to MDTTDKNIPEKEEIVSHKKEFLESIIETANAIILTWDNDTTITSFNTYGKKILGYSNEDVLGKKWLEFIPPDIKPYMKGVSEKIISGEDLYWDHENTWLCKDGSIKYILWRNSPIKDENGNIVFYISVGVDITERKKTEELLVDAEKKFRTLFDSANDAIFIHDYNGNFLEVNETASQRLGYAKSELRSMRVNDIEPAEYHNYILKRIQKISENKSLFYETTHITKNGKRIPVELSSRIIELDKRPYILCIARDITERKRAEDEMKRQLMKFRLEDGNIYTVQELTPTISLEAFKDLQKIGYESVVISRATEKEFQKYFNGNYKYLWFHEEGHNGELFNLRKIEKYILNLPRKSVILLDRIDYLLAKYNFKNTLNFFQNIRDLAYLNDLVILVPIDPQLVNEKELRYLKKDTKEIELRYGKTLSEDLLEILRFVYGKNKSGYKPSFSDIGVEFNITRPTIKKRIDKLSKQII from the coding sequence ATGGATACCACTGATAAAAATATCCCCGAAAAAGAAGAAATAGTTTCACATAAAAAAGAATTTTTAGAAAGTATAATAGAAACTGCAAATGCAATTATTCTTACATGGGATAATGATACAACGATTACTAGTTTCAATACTTATGGAAAAAAGATACTTGGGTATTCAAATGAGGATGTACTGGGGAAGAAGTGGCTTGAGTTTATACCTCCAGATATTAAGCCTTACATGAAAGGTGTCAGCGAGAAGATTATATCTGGGGAAGACCTGTATTGGGATCATGAAAATACTTGGTTGTGTAAAGATGGCTCAATAAAATATATCCTCTGGCGTAACTCACCCATAAAAGATGAAAATGGAAATATAGTTTTTTACATCTCCGTCGGTGTTGATATCACAGAAAGAAAGAAAACTGAAGAATTATTGGTAGACGCGGAAAAGAAATTTAGGACTCTTTTTGACAGTGCAAATGATGCCATATTTATTCACGATTATAATGGAAATTTCTTGGAAGTAAATGAAACTGCGTCCCAAAGATTAGGGTATGCAAAGAGTGAACTTAGGAGTATGAGGGTAAATGATATAGAACCCGCTGAATATCACAATTATATATTAAAGAGAATTCAAAAAATATCTGAAAACAAGTCTTTATTTTACGAAACTACGCATATAACAAAAAATGGAAAAAGAATTCCCGTTGAGCTTAGTAGCAGAATAATTGAACTGGATAAAAGGCCATATATTTTGTGCATTGCCAGAGATATAACTGAAAGAAAACGAGCCGAAGACGAGATGAAAAGGCAATTAATGAAGTTTAGGCTGGAAGATGGGAATATATACACGGTTCAAGAATTAACCCCTACGATATCGCTCGAAGCCTTTAAGGACCTTCAAAAAATAGGGTATGAGAGTGTAGTGATCTCAAGGGCAACAGAAAAAGAATTTCAAAAATATTTCAATGGTAATTACAAATATCTCTGGTTTCATGAAGAAGGCCATAATGGTGAGCTATTTAATCTCCGAAAAATTGAAAAATATATTTTAAATTTGCCTAGAAAAAGTGTTATCCTGTTGGACAGGATTGATTATCTCCTAGCTAAATATAATTTTAAAAATACTTTAAATTTCTTTCAGAATATCCGGGATTTGGCGTATCTCAACGACTTGGTAATACTAGTTCCCATTGATCCCCAGCTCGTAAATGAAAAAGAATTAAGGTATCTAAAAAAAGATACGAAAGAAATCGAACTCCGATATGGGAAAACATTATCTGAGGACCTTTTAGAGATACTAAGGTTTGTATATGGTAAGAATAAATCAGGGTATAAACCCTCTTTTTCAGATATAGGTGTTGAATTTAACATAACTAGGCCAACAATAAAAAAAAGAATAGACAAATTATCGAAACAAATTATTTGA
- a CDS encoding NAD(P)-dependent oxidoreductase gives MKIGFIGIGVMGKPMALNILRSGYKLMCYNRTKEKLLDLRANGALVADSVQELVEWADTIIFMLTTPDVIESTFIDNIKDQTILNGKTIINMGTISPSFSIKIKEQLSKYGAKYIDAPVSGSKKPAEDGKLIILTSGDSAIIENLNPLFETMGDKITYCGEIPKASMIKLSVNLLILHMMEGFSEMITFAKKGGIDLNNLFEIIFSGQVSNDLYRMKYKNYLTGEFPLQGAIKNGIKDLKLITETANEIGAHIPLTNLNLQTYLKAKELGYEEEDFSAVIKVLEEYY, from the coding sequence ATGAAAATTGGTTTTATTGGAATTGGAGTCATGGGAAAGCCAATGGCCTTAAATATTTTAAGATCTGGGTATAAGCTCATGTGCTATAATCGTACAAAGGAGAAATTATTGGATCTAAGGGCCAACGGCGCTTTAGTTGCCGATTCGGTTCAAGAATTAGTCGAATGGGCCGACACAATAATATTTATGTTGACAACTCCTGATGTCATAGAGTCAACCTTTATAGACAATATAAAAGATCAAACAATTCTTAACGGTAAAACAATTATTAATATGGGGACTATATCTCCTTCTTTCTCAATTAAAATAAAAGAGCAATTGAGTAAATACGGTGCAAAATATATTGACGCACCTGTTTCTGGATCGAAAAAACCGGCGGAGGATGGGAAACTAATTATATTAACTAGTGGGGATTCAGCGATTATAGAAAATCTTAATCCTTTATTTGAAACTATGGGGGATAAGATAACTTACTGTGGCGAGATACCAAAAGCGTCTATGATAAAACTATCGGTAAACTTATTGATACTGCACATGATGGAAGGATTTTCTGAAATGATAACCTTTGCAAAGAAAGGGGGCATTGATCTGAATAATCTTTTTGAAATAATATTTTCAGGTCAAGTCTCAAATGATCTATATAGGATGAAATATAAAAACTACCTTACCGGGGAATTCCCATTACAAGGCGCCATAAAAAATGGTATCAAAGACCTAAAATTAATAACAGAAACAGCTAATGAAATTGGGGCGCATATTCCACTCACCAATTTAAATCTTCAGACATATCTTAAAGCAAAAGAGTTAGGTTATGAGGAAGAAGATTTTTCGGCTGTTATAAAAGTTTTAGAAGAATACTACTAG